The genomic window GTGAGATAGGCGGGGTGATGCTCGACGAGAGGAAGGAAGCGGCTGAGATTGGCCACCCCCACGCTCGTCTCCTCCAGCCAGGCGAACATGGGTTCGTCGTTGGGGCTGTCTCCGCAGAAGGCGCAGCGCCCGATCGCCTCGTCGGCGTCCAAGCCAACCGTCTGGGCGGCGTAGGCG from bacterium includes these protein-coding regions:
- a CDS encoding HAD family hydrolase, translated to AYAAQTVGLDADEAIGRCAFCGDSPNDEPMFAWLEETSVGVANLSRFLPLVEHHPAYLTGAPGGGGFAQLVDRLVQLRGA